From a single Intestinibaculum porci genomic region:
- a CDS encoding DMT family transporter → MTKNTRSYLLALLTAMIWGSAFIAQKTGGTLGAFTYNGPRTLLGGLFLIPVIFILGLKEKKKNIKTLLVGSLSCGLMLFLASSAQQIGIAYTTAGKAGFITSIYAVFVPILSLFTGKKVRPIIFLCALLSAAGLYLINMQGSVMHFGLGDLWCFASSLLFALHIMVIDYFSPKCQSVILSCLQFIISGLLGVLCMFLFESPQPQAMLKAYIPYLYGGIMSTGVAYTLQIVAQKSGNASGISLILCLESVFAAIFGALLLGERMSLTNIIGCALIFTAVILSTLPLERRLKSHESKRVVS, encoded by the coding sequence ATGACTAAAAACACACGCAGCTATTTATTGGCTTTATTAACCGCCATGATTTGGGGCAGTGCCTTTATTGCCCAGAAAACTGGTGGCACGCTCGGGGCCTTTACATATAACGGTCCTCGTACTTTACTTGGCGGCCTCTTTCTTATTCCAGTTATTTTCATTTTAGGACTCAAAGAAAAAAAGAAAAATATCAAGACATTATTGGTAGGCTCGTTATCCTGTGGCCTGATGCTTTTTTTAGCTAGCAGCGCCCAGCAGATTGGGATCGCTTATACAACTGCCGGCAAAGCCGGTTTTATCACCAGCATCTATGCCGTTTTCGTCCCGATTCTTTCTTTATTTACTGGGAAAAAGGTCCGTCCGATCATTTTCTTATGCGCCTTATTATCCGCGGCTGGTTTGTATCTGATCAATATGCAAGGCAGTGTTATGCACTTTGGCTTAGGCGATCTCTGGTGCTTCGCTTCCTCATTGCTTTTTGCCTTACATATTATGGTGATTGATTACTTTTCACCGAAATGTCAAAGTGTCATCCTCAGCTGTCTGCAGTTTATCATTTCCGGACTGTTAGGTGTCCTCTGTATGTTCTTATTTGAATCCCCTCAGCCACAGGCCATGTTAAAGGCGTATATCCCTTATTTATACGGCGGCATCATGTCCACCGGCGTCGCTTATACACTGCAGATCGTGGCTCAGAAAAGCGGCAACGCCTCAGGCATTTCGCTGATTCTCTGCTTAGAATCTGTTTTTGCGGCGATCTTTGGCGCCCTTTTACTTGGTGAACGGATGTCATTGACCAATATCATTGGCTGCGCCCTCATCTTTACAGCCGTCATTTTATCCACCCTCCCTTTAGAAAGAAGGTTGAAATCACATGAATCTAAACGCGTTGTATCGTAA
- the murG gene encoding undecaprenyldiphospho-muramoylpentapeptide beta-N-acetylglucosaminyltransferase: protein MRIIVSAGGTGGHLYPALALVDYIKSQEPDAEFLFVGTTDRLESKVVPSLGYNYRGLHVKGLVGNPLQKAKNAMIFVNSLKTSKKILKAFKPDIVIGFGGYPSASIVLAASQKHIPTMIHEQNSIIGLTNKILIKRVDEIICCYEKAYEQFPKEKTKLLGNPRASKVWENDLKDVHDMYNIPKGKKVLVIVMGSLGSRSVNQVMIDTLRRMKDKDYHVLYVTGKDYYDEMIKATGDLGDHIHIVPYIDDMPSVLSSSDVIVSRAGATTLAEMTSLGSCSIIIPSPYVVANHQEYNARELADKGAAIMVLEKDLNPSHLVGTIDGLMFNDEKRNALKKASKALGKPHACEDIYKEIKNLLNRG from the coding sequence ATGAGAATTATTGTAAGTGCGGGCGGAACCGGCGGACATTTATATCCGGCTTTAGCCCTCGTTGATTACATCAAAAGTCAAGAGCCCGATGCTGAGTTCCTCTTTGTCGGGACAACTGATCGATTAGAATCTAAAGTGGTGCCTTCTTTAGGCTATAACTATCGTGGTTTACACGTTAAAGGCTTAGTGGGAAATCCGCTTCAGAAAGCAAAAAATGCGATGATCTTCGTCAATTCTCTCAAGACATCGAAAAAGATCTTAAAAGCATTTAAACCGGATATTGTCATTGGCTTTGGCGGTTATCCTAGTGCATCCATCGTCTTAGCAGCTTCTCAGAAACATATTCCGACGATGATTCATGAACAGAATTCCATCATCGGTTTAACCAATAAGATTTTAATCAAACGGGTCGATGAAATTATCTGCTGTTATGAAAAGGCCTATGAACAGTTCCCGAAAGAAAAGACGAAGTTATTAGGGAATCCAAGAGCCTCTAAAGTCTGGGAAAATGACTTAAAAGATGTTCATGATATGTATAACATTCCTAAAGGAAAAAAAGTCTTAGTCATTGTCATGGGATCACTGGGCTCACGTTCAGTCAATCAGGTGATGATTGATACGCTGCGTCGCATGAAGGATAAGGACTATCATGTCCTTTATGTAACCGGGAAAGATTACTATGATGAAATGATCAAAGCGACGGGTGATTTAGGAGATCATATTCATATTGTGCCTTATATTGATGATATGCCAAGTGTCTTATCAAGCAGTGATGTGATTGTCTCACGGGCAGGGGCGACCACTTTAGCGGAAATGACATCGCTTGGCAGTTGCTCAATTATTATTCCATCACCTTATGTAGTGGCAAACCATCAGGAATACAATGCCCGCGAGTTAGCGGATAAAGGGGCAGCTATTATGGTCTTAGAAAAAGATCTCAATCCTTCTCATTTAGTGGGTACGATTGATGGTCTGATGTTTAATGATGAGAAGCGTAATGCGCTAAAAAAGGCTTCTAAGGCATTAGGCAAACCACATGCCTGCGAAGATATTTATAAAGAAATTAAAAACCTTTTAAACAGGGGGTAA
- a CDS encoding FtsB/FtsL family cell division protein has product MIKKLKKQPRFFRYAIIFFMVSCCVFLVSLTFTNSCELNINAKTRKVQNEITTIQSDIDGLEIQKSELASFSRLKKVATSKGYHYKQGSTAAAAVSDEQKN; this is encoded by the coding sequence ATGATTAAGAAGTTAAAAAAACAACCAAGATTTTTCCGCTACGCGATTATTTTCTTCATGGTTTCATGTTGCGTATTTCTGGTTTCGCTGACATTTACCAATTCCTGTGAATTGAACATTAATGCCAAAACGAGAAAGGTGCAAAATGAAATTACCACGATTCAGAGTGACATCGATGGCTTAGAAATTCAAAAATCGGAGCTGGCTTCTTTTTCTCGACTGAAAAAGGTCGCAACGTCGAAAGGTTATCATTATAAGCAAGGATCCACTGCCGCTGCTGCTGTTTCTGATGAACAAAAGAACTGA
- a CDS encoding transglutaminase domain-containing protein yields MRRVKKFLFLLLAMSVLFAAVYTFTCYSLYGELPTLESVQREWKRDTQNFKESLNITQNQVDHSQAKKKIAAMTPLYENKQSVVSSLREALVKREKTIKLYYHAPSKESNELAKGLYHEAILPTSIGDEGDYIQYHIDQIKMTTSSLTYDEGYYYTLSYQVSFRTTDAQEEAVGRMIKEIIMPLQNKSTVDKIRFINNYITARVTYEQTGDDLCYTAYGALIKQKAVCQGYTLLMYRMLKEAGIDNRMITGTGISNGKAVAHSWNIIKIGHLYYDNDVTWNDSFRMNQYYLAGAATFAKTHQSDETFKSAAFQKSYPLSQTAYRE; encoded by the coding sequence ATGCGCCGAGTCAAAAAGTTTCTGTTTTTATTATTAGCGATGAGTGTGCTTTTCGCGGCGGTTTACACGTTTACCTGTTATAGTCTCTATGGCGAATTACCGACCTTGGAAAGCGTGCAGCGAGAATGGAAACGAGATACCCAAAATTTTAAAGAGTCCCTTAATATTACGCAAAATCAAGTGGATCATAGCCAGGCGAAAAAGAAGATTGCGGCGATGACACCTCTTTATGAAAACAAACAAAGTGTTGTTTCTTCCCTGCGGGAGGCTTTAGTGAAACGTGAGAAAACGATTAAGCTCTATTATCATGCCCCTTCAAAGGAAAGTAATGAATTAGCGAAAGGTCTTTATCATGAAGCGATTCTGCCGACATCAATAGGGGATGAAGGAGATTATATTCAGTATCATATTGATCAGATCAAAATGACGACGTCTTCATTAACCTATGATGAAGGGTATTACTATACCCTGAGTTACCAGGTGAGCTTCCGCACGACTGATGCGCAGGAAGAAGCGGTGGGCCGGATGATCAAGGAGATCATCATGCCACTTCAAAATAAAAGTACAGTCGATAAAATTCGTTTTATTAATAATTATATTACCGCCCGGGTCACTTATGAACAGACCGGCGATGATCTCTGTTATACGGCTTATGGTGCACTGATTAAACAAAAAGCGGTCTGCCAGGGCTATACGTTACTGATGTACCGCATGTTAAAGGAAGCGGGGATCGATAACCGGATGATTACCGGCACCGGCATCAGTAATGGCAAAGCCGTGGCGCATTCATGGAATATTATCAAAATTGGCCATTTGTATTATGACAATGATGTCACCTGGAATGATTCGTTTAGAATGAATCAGTATTACTTGGCAGGTGCTGCGACTTTTGCGAAAACACATCAAAGTGACGAGACTTTTAAGTCTGCGGCTTTTCAAAAAAGTTATCCGCTTTCACAAACGGCATATAGAGAATAG
- the mraZ gene encoding division/cell wall cluster transcriptional repressor MraZ: MGKSGGRWWTTVFFGEFRHNMDAKGRMSIPAKMRNECGSLVYVTRGHEGCLDVYNEEGWQAFYSELSKLSNKKRKARQYLRIINAKTRECPFDKMGRINIPSDLRALAHLEKECVVIGAGDHMEIWNADSWDAYCDISDDEFDELSEMLEEDEEE, translated from the coding sequence GTGGGAAAAAGTGGAGGAAGGTGGTGGACGACAGTGTTCTTCGGTGAATTTCGACATAATATGGACGCGAAAGGGCGTATGAGCATTCCGGCAAAAATGCGTAATGAATGCGGCAGTCTGGTCTATGTCACCCGTGGTCACGAAGGATGTCTGGATGTCTACAACGAAGAAGGCTGGCAGGCTTTCTACAGTGAACTTTCGAAGCTTTCCAATAAAAAACGCAAAGCGCGTCAGTATCTGCGTATCATCAATGCCAAGACGCGCGAATGTCCTTTCGATAAGATGGGGCGTATTAATATCCCATCCGACTTACGCGCCCTGGCTCATTTAGAAAAAGAGTGCGTCGTGATCGGGGCTGGTGACCATATGGAAATATGGAATGCAGACTCATGGGATGCTTATTGTGATATTAGTGATGATGAATTTGATGAACTTTCTGAAATGTTAGAGGAAGATGAAGAGGAGTAA
- the murD gene encoding UDP-N-acetylmuramoyl-L-alanine--D-glutamate ligase gives MFEGKRVLVLGLGKSGKAAIRLLDHFGASIVINDGHQAEEIPEYEEYVKKGYDCRFGGQDPALFEEDFDFCVKVPGINYHAPFVLRLKERGIPVITEIELAYQVAKPQHYIAVTGTNGKTTTVSLIYAILKGVKEHVHICGNYGIPYCDVVMDHALYENEGHTIVLEMSNFQLLDIKDFHAQVSTVTNLTPDHLDYMDSLDEYYASKMRIYENSDEHDVFIRNLDDDTLTSYLKRFPPKAKIETFSVSKEADCMLKDQTIYYKGEKVIDRKDIKIVGMHNVANIMVAILACVHSGVALSDIAKGISAFKGVEHRLEFVRELHGVKYYNDSKGTNTDAAVIAIKAFEKPVILLMGGHEKNLDVSDVAKYNDHIKTLITFGEAGARFARDMHHPHTYTLPHMKEAVLKAHEIAKDGDVVLLSPSTSSFDEFHNMAERGNMFKEIVNHFE, from the coding sequence ATGTTTGAAGGTAAAAGAGTATTAGTATTAGGATTAGGCAAATCCGGGAAAGCAGCGATTCGCTTACTGGATCACTTTGGTGCTTCGATTGTCATTAACGATGGACATCAAGCAGAAGAAATTCCGGAATATGAAGAATATGTCAAAAAAGGCTATGACTGCCGTTTTGGCGGACAGGATCCAGCTTTATTTGAAGAAGATTTTGACTTTTGTGTCAAAGTGCCAGGGATCAATTATCATGCCCCTTTTGTCTTACGTTTAAAAGAGCGTGGTATTCCGGTGATTACGGAAATTGAATTGGCTTATCAGGTGGCTAAGCCGCAGCATTATATCGCGGTTACCGGAACCAATGGTAAAACAACGACGGTCTCTTTGATCTATGCTATTTTAAAAGGCGTGAAAGAGCATGTGCATATCTGCGGGAACTATGGGATTCCTTACTGTGATGTGGTGATGGATCATGCGCTTTATGAAAATGAAGGGCATACCATTGTCTTAGAAATGAGTAACTTCCAGTTATTAGATATTAAAGATTTCCATGCCCAGGTTTCCACTGTTACGAACTTAACCCCCGATCACTTGGATTACATGGATTCCTTAGATGAATATTATGCGTCAAAGATGCGTATTTATGAAAACAGTGATGAACACGATGTGTTTATTCGTAACTTAGATGATGATACCTTAACATCTTATTTGAAACGTTTCCCACCAAAGGCCAAGATCGAAACATTCTCCGTAAGTAAAGAAGCAGACTGCATGTTAAAGGATCAGACGATCTATTATAAAGGTGAGAAAGTGATTGATCGCAAAGATATCAAGATTGTCGGGATGCATAATGTGGCCAATATTATGGTAGCGATCTTAGCCTGCGTGCATAGCGGCGTCGCATTAAGTGATATTGCCAAAGGCATTAGTGCGTTCAAAGGGGTTGAACACCGCTTAGAGTTCGTTCGTGAATTACATGGTGTGAAATATTATAACGACTCGAAAGGGACCAATACGGATGCGGCTGTGATTGCGATTAAGGCTTTTGAAAAACCAGTCATTTTATTAATGGGTGGTCATGAAAAGAATCTTGATGTCAGCGATGTCGCGAAGTACAACGACCACATTAAAACCTTAATTACATTTGGGGAAGCGGGCGCACGTTTTGCGCGTGATATGCATCATCCTCATACCTATACTTTGCCACATATGAAAGAGGCTGTCTTAAAAGCCCATGAAATTGCCAAGGATGGGGATGTCGTCTTATTATCACCATCAACCAGCTCATTTGATGAGTTCCACAATATGGCCGAACGTGGCAATATGTTTAAAGAGATTGTCAATCATTTTGAATAA
- the rsmH gene encoding 16S rRNA (cytosine(1402)-N(4))-methyltransferase RsmH: protein MFEHKSVMLHEAVAALNVKEDGIYCDATLGGGGHSAQILAQLTTGHLYCFDQDDHAIAAAHERLEKINDHFTIIHANFKNLKAELNARGVDHIDGILFDLGVSSPQFDDAERGFSYNHDARLDMRMNQAQALSAYEVVNTYSYNDLIRILYKYADEKFAKQIARGIEKQRAVKPIETTFELVDVIKRAIPAKYRRSGGHPAKRTFQAIRVEVNDELNVFEQALNDAIDMTNVHGRVAVITFQSLEDKICKYKFNEVTKMPDLPKNIAVIPEGLEPAFKKITRKPILASQDELAENHRSHSAKLRVIERVKQ from the coding sequence ATGTTTGAACATAAGAGTGTGATGTTACATGAAGCCGTAGCGGCCTTAAATGTGAAAGAAGACGGTATTTACTGCGATGCCACGCTCGGTGGTGGCGGCCATAGCGCGCAGATTCTCGCGCAGCTGACAACGGGACATTTATACTGCTTTGATCAGGATGATCATGCGATTGCGGCGGCACATGAGCGCTTAGAAAAGATCAATGATCATTTTACGATCATTCATGCCAACTTTAAAAACTTAAAAGCTGAGCTTAATGCCCGCGGCGTTGATCATATTGATGGGATCCTTTTTGATTTAGGGGTCTCTTCGCCACAGTTTGATGACGCGGAAAGAGGCTTTAGCTACAATCACGATGCCCGCTTAGACATGCGCATGAACCAGGCGCAGGCGTTAAGCGCTTATGAAGTCGTGAATACTTATTCTTATAACGATCTGATACGGATCTTATATAAATACGCGGATGAAAAATTTGCCAAGCAGATTGCCCGCGGCATTGAAAAGCAGCGTGCTGTTAAGCCTATTGAAACGACTTTTGAACTTGTCGATGTGATCAAAAGAGCCATTCCTGCGAAATATCGCCGCAGCGGCGGTCATCCCGCTAAGCGCACTTTTCAGGCGATTCGCGTGGAAGTCAATGACGAGCTCAATGTCTTTGAACAGGCGCTTAATGATGCTATTGACATGACGAATGTCCATGGCCGCGTGGCGGTGATTACCTTCCAGTCGTTAGAAGATAAGATTTGTAAATATAAATTTAATGAAGTAACGAAGATGCCAGATCTTCCCAAAAATATTGCGGTGATTCCGGAAGGCCTTGAACCAGCCTTTAAAAAGATCACACGTAAACCCATTCTGGCGAGCCAAGATGAATTAGCCGAGAACCATCGTTCTCATTCCGCAAAACTAAGAGTAATAGAGAGGGTCAAACAATGA
- a CDS encoding M48 family metalloprotease yields MLLKCLLFLILLLSSLFTLYLMHINTIQRAKPLPQEVADIYAPGRYQRFLDYKNDYRIITLINIFISLLINGFLLFSPFFQKVEALSRHQELPTLAYTILFVTLLNDLPQFFLQYYATFTIEEKYDKNKQTKAMFLRESLGDFVLSLVLYGLLFGAWYFFKTRIFVQNASLNTLTALRYTFILAIIIFILMAIIMSISYIYLHILYKFTPLEEGPLKEDIKKLMKDCKKPVKTINVYNESKRSTSKNAFLMKLPFHKEFGIADNFLEENSHDELLAVLAHEVGHLKHQKTFFNYLRYCASVLFAGIVFFLLTHLSYITSFVTDVNKAFHLQTENDFLLIMIIMILMRPIIAAINIFNNYVSRSEEYEADDNAVKEGYGQALITTFKQLSSDELIDVNPTSLTEFLTYDHPGMYHRIAHIEQEMKKL; encoded by the coding sequence ATGTTACTAAAATGCTTATTATTTTTGATTTTACTGCTCAGCAGTCTGTTCACTTTATACCTGATGCATATAAATACCATTCAGCGCGCCAAGCCTTTACCCCAAGAAGTCGCTGATATCTATGCCCCAGGGCGCTATCAGCGTTTTCTTGATTATAAAAATGATTATCGTATCATTACCCTCATCAATATTTTCATTTCCTTACTCATCAATGGCTTTCTGCTTTTTTCACCCTTTTTTCAAAAGGTCGAAGCCCTATCCCGCCATCAGGAATTACCGACATTAGCCTATACCATTCTTTTCGTCACCCTGTTAAATGATTTGCCGCAGTTTTTCCTGCAGTATTATGCCACTTTCACCATTGAAGAAAAGTATGATAAAAACAAACAGACCAAAGCGATGTTTCTCAGAGAAAGCCTCGGCGACTTTGTCTTAAGCCTAGTGCTTTACGGTTTACTTTTTGGCGCCTGGTATTTCTTTAAAACACGCATCTTTGTCCAGAACGCCTCACTTAATACCCTTACCGCTTTGCGCTATACCTTCATTCTCGCGATCATCATCTTCATTCTCATGGCAATCATTATGTCAATCAGTTATATCTACTTGCACATTCTCTATAAGTTTACGCCATTAGAAGAAGGTCCTTTAAAAGAAGATATCAAAAAGCTGATGAAAGATTGCAAGAAACCAGTCAAAACGATCAATGTCTACAATGAATCCAAACGCAGTACCTCTAAAAATGCCTTCCTAATGAAATTACCTTTTCATAAGGAATTTGGCATCGCTGATAACTTTTTAGAAGAGAATTCCCATGATGAATTACTTGCTGTCTTAGCTCATGAAGTCGGTCATCTCAAACACCAAAAGACATTCTTCAATTACTTACGTTATTGCGCCAGTGTTCTCTTTGCGGGGATCGTCTTCTTCCTATTAACGCATTTATCCTATATCACCAGCTTTGTGACGGATGTCAATAAGGCTTTTCACTTACAAACTGAAAATGACTTTTTGCTGATCATGATCATCATGATTCTCATGCGTCCCATTATCGCAGCTATTAATATTTTCAATAACTATGTCTCCCGCAGTGAAGAGTATGAAGCTGACGACAATGCCGTGAAAGAAGGCTATGGTCAGGCGCTCATTACAACTTTCAAGCAGTTATCAAGTGATGAACTGATTGATGTCAATCCCACTTCATTAACCGAATTCTTAACTTATGATCATCCAGGCATGTATCACCGCATTGCGCATATTGAACAAGAGATGAAAAAACTGTAG
- a CDS encoding penicillin-binding protein, protein MNKRTDENATIKKVGMFFAFFIFLLIVNIVYLCVSGKGLISQENIRDYNKERGGGRVTKIDYATRGTIYSSDGEVIAKDVKRYNLYAILSKTRTTADHKPAYVVNKEKTAAQLAKILGANKDYLLKKLDTKSYQVSFGNVGNNLSSIVKAKIEALNLPGLEFTEVSSRNYTFGDFASYEVGYASNTADDSQQVVGKMGLEKSYNDYLTGTNGKVVYLRDSKGNTLPNGVLSKTSSVSGNDVHLTIDSDLQTQLDSLMRDFVGIARPRHATAAIMEAKTGRMLAVSNYPSFDPNKRNMKSYNDLFLNGAYECGSVFKPFVYGNALTDKVLDINDYYQSGSFYYKGGTKPIRDTNKVGWGTITFAEGLYRSSNTAICNILKSHTNMKSLVSDYNSLGFFKSSTVDGLACGSGVAAFDGKTKNAEWYTTGFGQGSSVTPFQLLRAYSAFANDGKMVSPYFVDSVVNLRTKKKIYTGKTVFSEKIFPSSAVKTVKYLLYGVTHNKAGTVHSYYQDSPNDIIGKSGTGQVVINGAYSKSINSHSFCGMAPYNNPKVVFMITWVNATNNTKDAATVIKGITKSALNKLNESSKKVKTISYNLPNFMNQSVTYAKSQLSKAGLSPIVIGDGTSVIGQYPDAKTTITNSTRVMFATNGAKITMPSMVGWSRKEAEAFGSLAGVNITVSGAGTIYKQNVEKGTTLKSKQTIKVYAS, encoded by the coding sequence ATGAACAAAAGAACTGATGAAAACGCAACGATAAAGAAAGTAGGCATGTTCTTTGCTTTCTTTATTTTCCTCTTAATTGTTAATATTGTTTACCTTTGTGTCTCTGGGAAAGGTTTGATTTCTCAGGAAAATATTCGTGATTACAACAAGGAGCGCGGCGGCGGCAGGGTCACGAAGATTGATTATGCGACGCGAGGAACAATTTATTCTAGCGATGGGGAAGTCATCGCTAAAGATGTGAAACGTTATAACCTTTATGCGATTCTCTCGAAAACGAGAACAACGGCTGATCATAAACCTGCTTACGTGGTGAATAAAGAGAAGACAGCGGCGCAGTTAGCGAAAATCTTAGGCGCTAATAAAGATTATCTGCTTAAAAAACTAGATACGAAAAGTTATCAGGTCAGCTTTGGAAATGTCGGCAATAACCTCTCTTCGATTGTCAAAGCGAAGATTGAGGCTCTCAATTTACCAGGACTAGAATTTACCGAAGTATCTTCCCGTAACTATACTTTTGGGGATTTCGCTTCTTATGAAGTTGGCTATGCCTCTAATACGGCGGATGACAGCCAGCAGGTTGTTGGCAAGATGGGCTTAGAGAAAAGCTATAATGACTATCTGACCGGGACGAATGGCAAAGTTGTGTATTTACGTGACTCTAAGGGCAATACCTTGCCTAATGGGGTGTTAAGTAAAACCAGCTCGGTGAGCGGGAATGATGTGCATCTGACGATTGATAGTGATTTGCAGACGCAGTTAGATTCGTTAATGCGTGATTTTGTCGGTATTGCGCGGCCCCGTCATGCGACAGCCGCCATCATGGAAGCGAAGACCGGACGGATGTTAGCTGTATCGAATTATCCATCCTTTGATCCGAATAAGCGTAATATGAAGAGTTACAATGATCTCTTCCTTAATGGAGCCTATGAATGTGGGTCAGTTTTCAAACCATTTGTTTATGGCAATGCCTTGACGGATAAAGTTTTAGATATTAATGATTACTATCAGTCCGGCAGTTTCTATTATAAAGGAGGCACAAAACCTATTCGTGACACAAACAAAGTCGGCTGGGGGACGATTACCTTCGCAGAAGGGCTCTATCGTTCATCCAATACCGCGATTTGTAATATCTTAAAATCGCATACCAATATGAAATCATTGGTGTCAGATTATAACTCCCTTGGTTTCTTTAAGTCTTCGACAGTTGATGGCTTAGCCTGCGGCAGCGGGGTGGCAGCGTTTGATGGCAAGACGAAAAACGCCGAGTGGTACACGACTGGGTTTGGTCAAGGTTCTTCGGTAACGCCATTCCAGTTATTAAGAGCGTATTCAGCCTTTGCCAATGACGGCAAGATGGTATCCCCATACTTCGTCGACAGCGTGGTGAATTTGCGGACGAAAAAGAAAATTTATACGGGTAAAACTGTCTTTAGCGAAAAGATCTTCCCTTCTTCTGCCGTGAAGACCGTGAAGTATCTGCTTTATGGGGTTACTCATAATAAAGCTGGGACGGTGCATTCTTACTATCAGGATTCGCCTAATGATATCATTGGGAAATCCGGGACTGGTCAGGTCGTTATTAATGGGGCGTATTCAAAGTCGATCAACTCCCATTCATTCTGCGGGATGGCGCCTTATAACAATCCTAAAGTCGTCTTTATGATTACCTGGGTCAATGCGACCAACAATACCAAGGATGCGGCTACGGTCATCAAAGGCATTACGAAATCAGCCTTAAATAAATTGAATGAATCAAGCAAGAAAGTGAAGACGATTTCTTATAACTTACCAAACTTTATGAATCAGTCGGTCACTTATGCGAAATCTCAGTTATCGAAAGCAGGCTTATCACCGATTGTCATCGGTGATGGCACAAGTGTCATCGGACAGTATCCGGATGCGAAAACGACGATTACCAACTCGACGCGAGTCATGTTCGCCACGAATGGAGCGAAGATCACGATGCCATCGATGGTGGGCTGGTCTCGTAAAGAGGCGGAAGCCTTCGGCAGCTTGGCCGGGGTGAATATTACTGTTTCCGGAGCGGGAACGATCTATAAACAAAATGTAGAAAAGGGCACAACCCTGAAAAGTAAACAGACGATCAAGGTTTATGCTTCTTAG
- the mraY gene encoding phospho-N-acetylmuramoyl-pentapeptide-transferase — protein sequence MNYIRLLASFALALAIVFVVMPRMIPFLHKLKFGQVEREEGLASHKKKQGTPTMGGIVFIIAAVVAVYLVNLHLLKNPYMNLLTYTFLGFGFIGFIDDFLIVAKHSNKGLSPKAKYGLQSLFAIGFILLAKQFLPNYSTEIIIPGTHNDVDLAWFYPIFVFIMFTAESNAVNLADGLDGLATGLSMIAIAPFLVFALIQKNVPVALFSAALEGGLLGFLYFNAHPAKIFMGDNGSLALGAVLAALAVMTKQELLLILIGIVPLCETLSVIIQVISFKTTGKRVFKMAPIHHHFEMCGWSETKVVFVFWLVGFIAAILGLLLGVR from the coding sequence ATGAATTATATACGATTATTGGCATCATTTGCCCTCGCGTTAGCGATTGTCTTTGTGGTTATGCCGCGAATGATTCCATTTTTACACAAACTGAAGTTTGGCCAGGTGGAAAGAGAAGAAGGATTAGCTTCTCATAAGAAGAAACAGGGAACGCCAACGATGGGCGGCATTGTCTTTATTATCGCTGCCGTGGTGGCTGTTTACTTAGTCAACTTACATTTATTAAAGAACCCTTATATGAACTTATTAACGTATACGTTTTTAGGTTTTGGTTTCATTGGTTTTATTGATGACTTCTTAATTGTCGCCAAGCATTCTAATAAAGGGTTATCCCCAAAAGCTAAATATGGGTTACAGTCATTATTTGCGATTGGCTTTATCTTATTAGCAAAACAGTTCTTACCAAATTATTCGACGGAGATTATTATTCCGGGCACCCACAATGATGTGGATTTAGCATGGTTCTATCCGATCTTTGTCTTCATTATGTTTACCGCTGAATCGAATGCTGTAAACTTAGCCGATGGCTTAGATGGTTTAGCAACTGGTTTATCGATGATTGCAATAGCGCCATTTCTCGTCTTTGCCTTGATTCAGAAGAATGTGCCGGTCGCTTTATTTAGTGCCGCATTAGAAGGCGGGCTATTAGGGTTCCTTTATTTCAATGCCCATCCAGCAAAGATCTTTATGGGTGATAATGGATCTTTAGCCTTAGGTGCTGTTTTAGCAGCCTTAGCGGTGATGACGAAACAGGAATTATTACTGATCTTAATTGGCATTGTTCCATTATGTGAAACATTATCAGTTATTATCCAGGTCATCTCATTTAAGACAACTGGCAAACGTGTCTTTAAGATGGCACCGATTCATCACCATTTTGAAATGTGCGGCTGGTCTGAAACCAAAGTTGTATTTGTCTTCTGGTTAGTCGGTTTCATTGCGGCGATTTTAGGTTTATTACTAGGAGTGAGATAA